In Aquiflexum balticum DSM 16537, a single genomic region encodes these proteins:
- a CDS encoding serine hydrolase domain-containing protein has protein sequence MKLKCIKTSVSIFTLGIFLLISTSVNAQIAIAEKAFEEAEKKGFSGVLLLAIDGKVVFEEATGFRSFEEKTPLLPTDIFEMASVSKQFTAMMVMKCAEKGLLGYEDFADKYLDIPYKGISIRQLLTHTNGLPDYQAVMDRHWDKSQVADNAAILEYLRKYQPPMLAQPGEKYEYSNTAYVFLASIVEKVTGRDFIELSREWIFNPLGMGHTDIRTLEEKAKVPNFAAGHLKDKNGDYINANKFHSSDYTVWLGNRKGPGRVSSTAQDLLIWDQALYAGTLVSKETLDLAFSAQILNDGSLSNYGFGWDLSEDPDFGKIVSHTGDNPGYKTLIMRFVDQNKTLILLNNNAHEAKDALIKGAVEALRGW, from the coding sequence ATGAAGCTCAAATGCATTAAGACCTCCGTTTCAATTTTCACATTAGGGATATTCCTCCTTATTAGTACTTCGGTTAATGCTCAAATAGCAATAGCCGAAAAAGCCTTTGAAGAAGCAGAAAAAAAAGGTTTCTCGGGAGTATTGCTTTTGGCCATTGATGGAAAGGTGGTTTTTGAAGAAGCCACAGGCTTCCGTTCTTTTGAGGAAAAAACACCCTTACTGCCAACTGATATTTTTGAGATGGCTTCAGTTTCCAAACAGTTTACAGCCATGATGGTGATGAAATGTGCGGAAAAAGGACTTTTGGGTTATGAAGATTTTGCAGATAAGTATCTTGATATTCCATACAAGGGAATAAGCATCAGACAATTGCTTACCCATACCAATGGCCTTCCGGATTATCAGGCTGTCATGGACAGGCATTGGGACAAAAGCCAAGTGGCCGACAATGCAGCTATTTTGGAATACCTGCGCAAATACCAACCGCCCATGTTGGCCCAACCCGGCGAAAAATATGAATACAGCAATACCGCCTATGTGTTTCTGGCCAGTATCGTGGAAAAAGTCACAGGAAGGGATTTTATTGAATTGTCACGTGAATGGATTTTCAATCCCCTTGGAATGGGCCATACCGATATCCGGACCTTGGAGGAAAAAGCCAAGGTACCCAATTTTGCTGCAGGTCATCTGAAGGATAAAAACGGGGATTATATCAATGCCAATAAATTCCATTCTTCGGATTATACGGTTTGGTTGGGAAACAGAAAAGGGCCCGGAAGGGTCAGCAGTACGGCACAGGATTTATTGATCTGGGATCAGGCTTTGTATGCAGGCACTTTGGTAAGTAAGGAAACTTTGGATTTGGCTTTTTCAGCCCAGATTTTGAATGATGGGAGTTTAAGTAACTATGGCTTTGGCTGGGATTTGAGTGAAGATCCGGATTTTGGTAAAATCGTTTCCCACACAGGGGATAATCCAGGCTATAAAACCCTGATTATGCGTTTTGTTGATCAGAACAAAACTTTGATACTTTTGAACAACAATGCCCATGAAGCGAAAGATGCCTTAATTAAAGGGGCTGTTGAGGCTTTGAGGGGGTGGTGA